The following coding sequences lie in one Cyanobacterium sp. Dongsha4 genomic window:
- a CDS encoding alpha/beta hydrolase, with product MNTSTKQTNLNEKGTVNIRGVNHYYEWIRTPSENNSPKPVMVFIHGWGGSCRYWRSTADAIASNYDCLLYDMRGFGQSKEEKGAKIGYELEDYAQDLLLLLDKFNLEKVYLNSHSMGASVGAIFLNLAPERIHKAILTCNGIFTYNALAFSAFHKVGGYVVKFRYNWFLKVPFAEKLFMARFLSQPIPKRLSIDFLEDFLLADYDAALNTIYSSVSKKAVEIMPQEFGKIQVPTLLVSGEKDQIIPASMGKAAVALNPEKISYFEVPKTGHFPMLEDSTTYLKAINQFLKTN from the coding sequence ATGAATACTTCCACCAAGCAAACCAACTTAAATGAAAAAGGCACTGTCAACATTCGAGGGGTAAATCATTACTATGAGTGGATTCGCACCCCTTCAGAAAATAATTCTCCTAAACCTGTAATGGTATTTATTCATGGTTGGGGGGGGTCTTGTCGTTATTGGCGTAGTACAGCAGATGCGATCGCATCTAATTATGATTGTTTACTTTATGATATGAGAGGCTTTGGACAATCAAAAGAAGAAAAAGGAGCAAAAATAGGTTATGAATTAGAAGATTACGCCCAAGATTTATTATTATTACTAGACAAATTTAATTTAGAAAAAGTATATTTAAACTCCCATTCTATGGGAGCATCAGTAGGGGCAATATTCTTAAATTTAGCACCAGAAAGAATACATAAAGCGATTCTAACCTGTAATGGTATTTTTACTTATAATGCTCTTGCTTTTTCTGCTTTTCATAAAGTAGGTGGATATGTAGTTAAATTTCGTTATAACTGGTTTTTAAAAGTACCATTTGCAGAAAAACTTTTTATGGCAAGATTTCTTTCTCAACCGATACCAAAACGATTGAGCATCGATTTTTTAGAAGATTTTTTGTTAGCAGATTATGATGCCGCTTTAAACACAATTTATTCTTCTGTTAGTAAAAAAGCAGTGGAAATAATGCCCCAAGAATTTGGCAAAATTCAAGTACCAACATTATTAGTTTCAGGAGAAAAAGACCAAATAATTCCTGCTTCTATGGGTAAAGCCGCCGTTGCTTTAAACCCGGAAAAAATATCTTATTTTGAAGTTCCTAAAACAGGACATTTTCCCATGTTAGAAGATTCTACAACTTATCTAAAAGCTATTAATCAATTTTTAAAGACAAATTAA